A section of the Armatimonadota bacterium genome encodes:
- a CDS encoding type II secretion system F family protein: MPTFVYTAVDSTGKSIKGKIEADNQQLALSKLQDQHYHVTNISEKKDSGFRLFQHKKVKLNAIAIFSRQFATMIDAGINIVRCLDILENQSKDPVLKPVIAQAMNDVKSGMSLTDAFAKHPYVFSKLYVNMIRAAELGGILDEILNRLSTFLETEMEIRTKIKSAMMYPIIVLLFSMLLICALFTFVLPKFKEIFISMNVEMPPATRILFDMSTILKTYWYVPVGLIIGVIVTFRILNSKPEGRYLIDNLKLKLPIIGEIVQKMAISRFARTFGTLVSSGVPMMRALEIVGETSGNAVIAKSVETARESVREGQKISQPLEASGVFPTMVTHMIDVGEETGRLSDMLVKVSEFYDKEVDASIKGLTSLIEPLLIVFMGVVVGFIAISVMGPIFKLVSSIG; the protein is encoded by the coding sequence ATGCCAACATTTGTCTACACAGCGGTTGATTCGACTGGAAAATCAATCAAAGGAAAAATAGAAGCAGACAACCAGCAGCTTGCATTATCCAAGTTGCAAGACCAGCATTATCATGTCACTAACATATCGGAGAAGAAAGATTCTGGCTTCCGTTTGTTTCAGCATAAAAAGGTAAAGCTAAATGCAATTGCCATTTTTAGTCGCCAGTTTGCAACAATGATAGATGCAGGAATTAACATTGTTAGGTGCCTGGATATACTTGAAAATCAAAGTAAAGATCCTGTTCTGAAACCTGTGATTGCTCAGGCTATGAATGATGTTAAAAGCGGCATGAGCCTTACAGATGCATTCGCAAAACATCCGTATGTGTTTTCCAAGCTTTATGTGAACATGATTAGGGCGGCAGAACTAGGCGGTATTTTGGATGAAATTCTAAATAGGCTATCCACCTTCCTGGAAACTGAAATGGAAATTCGTACGAAAATCAAGTCGGCAATGATGTACCCAATCATTGTTCTTTTATTTTCCATGCTCTTGATTTGTGCTCTGTTTACATTTGTTCTTCCAAAGTTTAAAGAAATTTTTATTAGCATGAACGTCGAGATGCCACCAGCTACACGCATTCTATTCGATATGAGTACTATTCTCAAAACATACTGGTATGTACCAGTAGGGCTCATTATCGGTGTTATAGTTACTTTTCGTATTCTCAACTCTAAGCCCGAGGGCAGATACTTGATTGATAATCTTAAGCTAAAGCTGCCAATAATTGGAGAAATTGTCCAGAAAATGGCTATTTCACGGTTTGCTAGGACCTTTGGCACACTTGTGAGCAGTGGCGTTCCAATGATGAGAGCGCTTGAAATCGTTGGTGAAACATCGGGCAATGCTGTTATTGCAAAGTCAGTTGAAACAGCACGCGAAAGTGTTCGTGAAGGTCAGAAAATAAGCCAGCCGTTAGAAGCAAGCGGCGTTTTTCCTACAATGGTTACGCATATGATTGACGTAGGCGAAGAAACTGGTCGCCTTAGCGATATGCTTGTTAAGGTATCAGAATTCTATGACAAAGAGGTTGATGCTTCAATCAAGGGACTTACTTCTTTGATTGAGCCGCTACTTATTGTATTTATGGGTGTGGTAGTTGGTTTCATTGCAATTTCGGTAA
- a CDS encoding type IV pilus twitching motility protein PilT, producing MHLDDLLRYTAEQGASDLHLSVGLPPMIRMDGKLVPTDYMPLTPRDTQRLVYDILNNEQIQWFEKTKELDFSYGVKDIGRFRVNVYRQRGSIGAAMRAIPSKVPSMEELGLPLILKELALKHSGLILVTGPTGSGKSTTIATMIDHINNSRNCHIMTIEDPIEYLHSHKKSMINQRELNSDTDSFDNALRAVLREDPDVILIGEMRDLETIASALTLAETGHLVFGTLHTRNAPQTIDRVVDVFPAHQQDQIKVQLSNTIEAVIAQQLIPKLGGGRFAAVEIMVANPAIRNLIREGKTHQIYSIMETSSQQGMRTMDRILADAHRAGLISYEEALNRALDQENFSRMLNGSK from the coding sequence CTGCACCTTGATGATCTATTGAGATATACCGCAGAACAAGGTGCTTCGGATCTCCATCTGTCTGTAGGCTTGCCCCCTATGATTCGTATGGATGGTAAGCTCGTTCCTACAGATTATATGCCGCTTACGCCAAGAGATACCCAGCGGCTGGTATATGATATCCTAAACAACGAGCAAATCCAGTGGTTCGAAAAAACTAAGGAGCTTGATTTTTCATATGGTGTCAAGGATATCGGCCGCTTTAGGGTCAATGTTTATCGCCAAAGAGGTTCAATTGGCGCCGCCATGAGAGCTATCCCAAGCAAGGTTCCAAGCATGGAGGAATTGGGGCTCCCGCTCATACTAAAAGAACTTGCACTCAAGCATAGTGGATTAATACTTGTGACTGGTCCAACTGGTAGCGGAAAGTCAACGACAATTGCTACCATGATTGACCACATCAACAATTCTCGCAATTGCCACATAATGACAATTGAAGATCCGATTGAATATCTACACAGCCATAAGAAGAGTATGATAAATCAGCGTGAACTGAATTCTGACACTGATTCTTTTGACAATGCTCTTCGGGCTGTGTTGCGAGAAGACCCTGACGTTATTCTGATTGGCGAAATGCGAGACCTAGAGACCATTGCATCAGCACTCACGCTTGCAGAAACAGGCCATCTTGTTTTCGGAACTCTCCATACAAGAAACGCGCCACAAACGATTGACAGAGTTGTTGACGTGTTTCCAGCGCACCAGCAAGACCAAATAAAGGTTCAACTTTCAAACACAATTGAAGCAGTAATTGCCCAGCAACTTATTCCAAAGCTAGGTGGGGGAAGATTTGCAGCTGTTGAGATAATGGTAGCCAATCCGGCTATACGCAATCTAATTCGAGAAGGAAAAACACACCAAATATATTCCATAATGGAAACTAGTAGCCAACAGGGCATGCGCACGATGGATCGAATTCTTGCTGACGCACACCGTGCAGGTTTAATAAGCTACGAGGAGGCACTTAATCGGGCACTTGATCAGGAGAATTTTTCTCGCATGCTTAATGGCTCAAAATAA
- a CDS encoding type 4a pilus biogenesis protein PilO, with protein sequence MLKIKPSRTLLIGLIVGAGLVFVASGLGYWNRSSVLDKIQTEVSKKQEALENSEKIAKRLNRVEVEYTDAQMKLACLEQGVSTRAYVPTLLRQLEELGKNVNLKVVGVRPIISQPAAVMPSTSEGEDKKEVKPKEEPYDKLDIDIEIHGKYWDVVRFLYKITAFPKIVRVNSFQASPAGIPNQPDRGSPVLSVKLNTTAFILKDEPIKSLAKPNEVKKASQST encoded by the coding sequence ATGTTAAAAATTAAACCCTCCAGGACTTTGCTCATAGGGTTGATAGTTGGTGCAGGCTTAGTATTTGTTGCGTCAGGGCTAGGATATTGGAATAGATCAAGCGTTTTGGACAAGATACAGACGGAAGTAAGCAAGAAGCAAGAAGCGCTTGAAAACAGTGAAAAAATTGCAAAACGCCTTAATAGGGTTGAGGTCGAATATACAGACGCACAGATGAAACTTGCATGCCTTGAACAGGGAGTTTCTACAAGAGCGTATGTTCCCACCCTACTACGTCAGCTAGAGGAACTGGGAAAGAATGTCAACCTAAAGGTTGTTGGCGTTAGACCAATTATATCCCAACCTGCAGCAGTTATGCCTTCTACCTCTGAGGGTGAAGATAAAAAAGAGGTCAAGCCAAAAGAAGAACCATATGACAAGTTAGACATTGACATTGAAATTCACGGCAAGTATTGGGATGTTGTCCGGTTTCTTTATAAGATAACAGCATTTCCAAAAATAGTCAGGGTTAATAGTTTTCAAGCTAGCCCAGCGGGGATACCCAATCAGCCAGACCGTGGCTCCCCCGTGTTATCCGTCAAGCTAAATACAACAGCCTTCATTCTTAAGGATGAACCAATAAAGTCGTTGGCTAAACCAAATGAAGTCAAAAAGGCTTCTCAGAGCACATAG
- the gspE gene encoding type II secretion system ATPase GspE gives MQRKSIGAIFVNAKLITEEQLNQAIEKQRQLGNRETIGDVLVSMGLISERDKVKCLGIHWGVPYVDLTERTPEPEAIKLISQEIARRYKILPIARENGKLTLAMKNPLDIFATDEVRLITGLEVEPVIATEEDIMNAISQHYGTIKSPTEAVSELIDDMETTNIAVAEREATEEEVSIEELRELSEEAPVVRLANLILTRGIQDKCSDIHIEPGKNSLRVRYRIDGILHDGLIVPKKAQASLISRLKIMANMDIAEKRAPQDGRISAIVDGKHYDFRVSTLPSVYGEKVVLRVLDKNSVLLGLNKLGFLPETLEMFESIISRTYGIILVTGPTGSGKSTTLYSVLNKLNSGEKNILTIEDPVEYELEGITQTQVNVKAGLTFASGLRTMLRQDPDIIMVGEIRDQETAMIAIEAALTGHLVLATLHTNDAPGAITRLLDMGVESFLIASAVIGVLAQRLLRTICPKCKEMYTPPRDAIRRLGMNVDENSDVTFYRGKGCDHCKGTGYKGRIGIYELMPITDKIRDLILAKSSSYAIKEAAIEAGMKTLKDDAMEKILLGLTTLEESLRVIYAG, from the coding sequence GTGCAAAGAAAGTCTATCGGCGCAATATTCGTAAACGCAAAACTTATAACGGAAGAACAACTTAATCAGGCTATTGAAAAGCAGCGCCAATTGGGTAACCGAGAAACAATCGGTGATGTGCTCGTAAGTATGGGGCTCATCTCTGAACGCGACAAGGTTAAGTGCCTGGGAATCCATTGGGGTGTGCCTTATGTTGATCTTACCGAGCGCACTCCTGAGCCTGAAGCGATTAAGTTGATTTCCCAAGAAATTGCGCGAAGGTACAAAATTTTGCCAATTGCCAGGGAAAATGGCAAGCTTACCCTGGCAATGAAAAACCCCCTCGACATCTTTGCGACAGATGAAGTTCGCCTAATTACAGGGCTTGAGGTGGAGCCTGTAATAGCTACCGAAGAAGATATAATGAACGCCATCAGTCAGCACTATGGCACTATTAAGTCGCCGACTGAAGCCGTAAGTGAGCTGATTGATGATATGGAAACGACAAATATTGCGGTAGCGGAACGTGAAGCCACAGAGGAAGAAGTTAGTATTGAGGAGCTTCGTGAACTTAGCGAAGAAGCTCCGGTAGTTCGGCTGGCCAATCTTATTCTAACAAGAGGCATACAAGATAAATGTAGCGATATCCATATTGAGCCAGGTAAGAATTCATTGAGGGTACGCTATCGAATTGATGGCATTCTACACGATGGATTGATAGTGCCAAAGAAAGCGCAGGCGTCTTTAATCTCAAGGCTGAAGATCATGGCAAATATGGATATTGCAGAAAAGCGGGCGCCTCAGGATGGACGCATCAGTGCGATTGTGGATGGGAAGCACTATGATTTTCGCGTGTCTACCCTTCCAAGTGTTTACGGTGAGAAAGTCGTTCTAAGGGTATTAGACAAAAACTCGGTCCTACTAGGTCTAAACAAGCTGGGTTTTCTTCCGGAAACCCTGGAAATGTTTGAGTCTATTATAAGCCGAACATACGGCATCATATTGGTTACTGGGCCAACAGGAAGTGGCAAGTCGACAACTCTTTATTCTGTTTTGAATAAGCTAAATTCCGGTGAGAAGAACATTTTAACAATTGAAGACCCTGTTGAATACGAACTTGAGGGAATAACTCAGACACAAGTTAACGTAAAAGCAGGATTAACCTTTGCAAGTGGATTGCGGACAATGCTCCGTCAAGACCCTGACATAATAATGGTTGGCGAAATTCGAGACCAAGAAACAGCCATGATAGCAATCGAAGCTGCTTTGACGGGACATTTAGTACTTGCCACATTACACACAAATGATGCGCCTGGCGCCATTACGAGACTTTTAGATATGGGAGTAGAGTCATTCTTGATTGCTTCTGCTGTGATTGGTGTGCTAGCGCAGAGGCTGTTGAGAACTATATGTCCCAAATGCAAAGAAATGTATACTCCGCCCAGAGACGCTATTAGGCGGCTTGGAATGAATGTTGACGAAAACTCTGACGTCACTTTCTATCGGGGGAAGGGTTGTGATCATTGCAAAGGCACAGGCTATAAGGGTCGTATAGGCATATATGAGCTAATGCCCATCACCGATAAGATTAGGGATTTAATACTTGCCAAGTCATCATCCTATGCCATTAAGGAAGCCGCAATTGAGGCTGGTATGAAAACGCTAAAAGATGATGCTATGGAAAAGATTCTGCTTGGCCTTACAACGCTGGAGGAGTCACTTCGAGTCATATATGCTGGATAG
- a CDS encoding PilN domain-containing protein — translation MTARIHASNVKLAELNNDLKRIQPTVDRIQYYEREIKKLEPRLDLLAESREQTLLWYTVLQDLARSVPQSTWLCSVTTTKPTPPSGSEGQSEQTKKESTPTMKLKGTSASQRLVGETMLRLNRFPEFSKVDLSYTQKANSNEYEGLEFEIAAVINAYNSDKGGRVINVKN, via the coding sequence ATGACAGCGCGAATTCATGCATCGAATGTAAAGCTGGCAGAGCTGAACAATGATTTGAAAAGAATTCAGCCAACCGTTGACAGAATACAATATTATGAAAGAGAGATTAAAAAATTAGAGCCCCGTCTAGATCTATTGGCAGAATCAAGAGAGCAAACATTGCTCTGGTATACAGTTCTCCAAGATCTTGCACGTAGCGTACCCCAGAGTACATGGCTTTGTAGCGTAACTACTACCAAACCTACTCCTCCTAGTGGCTCTGAAGGTCAGTCGGAACAAACTAAAAAAGAGAGCACACCGACAATGAAACTAAAAGGTACATCTGCAAGCCAAAGACTTGTAGGAGAAACAATGCTTAGGCTCAATAGATTCCCAGAGTTCTCTAAGGTTGATTTAAGCTACACGCAAAAAGCAAACTCAAACGAATATGAAGGATTGGAATTTGAAATTGCCGCTGTTATAAACGCCTATAACTCAGATAAAGGAGGGAGAGTAATCAATGTTAAAAATTAA